The Roseibaca calidilacus genome has a window encoding:
- a CDS encoding ETC complex I subunit: MRARIYRPARTAMQSGTAKTKQWVLSFAPSQARKIDPLMGWTSSADMDSQVTLRFDDRDSAEAYAKAHGIDYTVVEPKTRRPNIRPTGYAENFATNRRQVWTH, encoded by the coding sequence ATGCGCGCACGAATTTACCGTCCCGCCCGCACTGCCATGCAATCGGGCACGGCAAAGACCAAGCAATGGGTTTTGTCCTTCGCGCCGTCACAAGCGCGCAAGATCGACCCGCTGATGGGCTGGACCAGTTCCGCCGACATGGACAGCCAAGTGACGCTGCGCTTTGACGACCGCGACAGCGCCGAAGCTTATGCAAAGGCGCATGGCATCGACTATACGGTGGTCGAACCCAAAACCCGCCGCCCGAACATTCGCCCCACCGGCTATGCCGAGAATTTCGCCACGAACCGTCGGCAGGTCTGGACGCATTGA
- a CDS encoding ABC transporter ATP-binding protein encodes MTSLVQVEGLTRRFDISKPWLNRVLERESRQFLTANADVSFEIKKGETFALVGESGSGKSTIAKMIVGLLAPSAGHIRFDGQDMDFASGANMRALRRRFQMIFQDPFASLNPRWRVRDIVAEPIVTFGLLQGDEITREVDRLLEVVGLSAADAAKFPHEFSGGQRQRIAIARALSSKPEFIVCDEPTSALDVSVQAQILNLMRDLQDEFGLTYLLISHDLSVVRHMANRIGVLYLGRLVEVADAKRLFLEPQHPYTRMLLDAVPDLALSGRRRKPVLGEIPNPIDPPSGCAFHPRCPLAQDICKAETPQPSVTPTGQAACHFAGKIGDTP; translated from the coding sequence ATGACGTCTTTGGTGCAGGTCGAGGGGCTGACACGGCGTTTCGACATTTCCAAACCATGGCTGAACCGGGTGCTGGAGCGCGAAAGCCGCCAGTTCCTGACCGCGAATGCCGATGTCAGTTTCGAGATCAAGAAGGGCGAGACCTTCGCGCTTGTGGGCGAATCGGGATCTGGCAAATCGACCATCGCCAAGATGATCGTGGGGCTGCTCGCACCGTCCGCGGGGCATATCCGCTTTGATGGGCAGGATATGGATTTCGCCAGTGGAGCGAATATGCGCGCATTGCGCCGCCGCTTCCAGATGATCTTTCAAGACCCGTTCGCCAGTCTGAACCCGCGTTGGCGGGTGCGTGACATTGTGGCCGAACCCATCGTGACCTTCGGTCTGCTGCAAGGCGACGAGATCACGCGCGAGGTCGACCGCCTGCTGGAAGTGGTGGGTCTGTCCGCCGCCGATGCCGCGAAATTCCCGCATGAATTTTCGGGTGGGCAACGCCAGCGCATCGCCATCGCGCGGGCGCTGTCCTCTAAGCCGGAATTCATTGTCTGTGATGAACCCACGTCGGCACTGGACGTGTCGGTGCAGGCGCAAATCCTGAACCTGATGCGGGATTTGCAAGATGAATTCGGCCTGACCTATCTGCTGATTTCGCATGACCTGTCGGTCGTGCGGCATATGGCGAACCGTATCGGCGTTTTGTATCTGGGCCGATTGGTCGAGGTGGCCGATGCCAAGCGTCTGTTCTTGGAACCGCAGCACCCCTACACGCGGATGTTGCTGGATGCCGTGCCAGATCTGGCGCTGTCTGGTCGCCGCCGCAAACCTGTTCTGGGCGAGATTCCAAACCCGATCGACCCGCCGTCTGGTTGTGCGTTTCACCCGCGCTGTCCGCTGGCGCAAGACATCTGCAAGGCAGAAACACCGCAACCCAGCGTCACGCCAACTGGACAGGCGGCCTGTCATTTTGCGGGAAAAATCGGGGACACGCCCTAA
- a CDS encoding ABC transporter ATP-binding protein: MQKPLLTVRDLVVEFPTRRGNLRALDQVSFDIAPGEVLGMVGESGAGKSLTGAAIIGLLEPPGRIAGGEIWLRDERIDNLPPEAMRRIRGRRIGMVFQDPLTSLNPLYTVAQQLIQTIRTHMDVSEGEARRRAVGLLDRVGIPAAARRIDDYPHHFSGGMRQRVVIALALAAEPELVIADEPTTALDVSVQAQIIDVLKEICAERGASVMLITHDMGVIAETADRVAVLYAGRVAEIGPVREVIQHARHPYTRGLMGAIPTLEQTSDRLVQIPGAMPRLNAIPTGCAFNPRCAHVFDRCRAERPFLQQAAPNHHVACWLTEEGGA; the protein is encoded by the coding sequence ATGCAAAAGCCACTTCTGACCGTCCGCGATCTGGTCGTGGAGTTTCCCACGCGGCGCGGCAACTTGCGCGCGCTTGACCAAGTGTCCTTCGACATCGCCCCGGGCGAGGTGCTGGGCATGGTCGGTGAATCGGGTGCCGGCAAATCGCTGACCGGGGCTGCGATCATTGGCCTGTTGGAACCGCCGGGCCGCATTGCCGGGGGCGAAATCTGGCTGCGGGACGAACGGATCGACAATCTGCCGCCAGAGGCCATGCGCCGCATCCGGGGGCGCCGCATCGGCATGGTGTTCCAAGACCCGCTGACCAGCCTGAACCCGCTTTATACCGTGGCGCAGCAACTGATCCAGACCATCCGCACGCATATGGATGTGTCAGAGGGTGAGGCGCGCAGACGCGCCGTAGGTCTGCTGGACCGAGTCGGCATCCCTGCCGCCGCGCGCCGGATAGATGACTACCCACACCATTTCTCGGGCGGGATGCGGCAGCGCGTGGTGATCGCGCTGGCCTTGGCGGCAGAGCCAGAACTGGTCATCGCAGATGAGCCGACGACCGCCTTGGACGTGTCTGTGCAGGCCCAGATCATCGACGTGCTAAAGGAAATCTGCGCCGAGCGGGGCGCGTCGGTCATGCTGATTACGCATGACATGGGCGTGATCGCGGAAACCGCCGACCGCGTGGCAGTGCTTTATGCAGGCCGCGTGGCCGAAATCGGGCCGGTGCGAGAGGTGATCCAACACGCTCGCCACCCCTATACGCGCGGGCTGATGGGTGCCATCCCGACGCTAGAGCAGACAAGCGACCGGCTGGTGCAAATTCCCGGTGCCATGCCGCGGCTGAACGCGATCCCCACGGGCTGCGCGTTTAACCCGCGCTGCGCGCATGTGTTCGACCGCTGCCGGGCAGAGCGGCCGTTTCTACAACAGGCCGCGCCCAACCACCACGTTGCCTGCTGGCTGACAGAGGAGGGCGGCGCATGA
- a CDS encoding glycosyltransferase family 4 protein — MRIGYLMNTYPVTSATFIRREIGALEAQGVNIARYAIRPWGEALVEAADKAEAARTHYLLAPGAGRLLGYLLAESLRNPRGVLRAVSGMWTMARAAGHGALVRHVAYLLEAVHLKRASRGCDHIHAHFTTNTAAVALLCHRMGGPGFSFTAHGPDEFDDPKASSLALKLSEARFAVAITQFARTRLALAGGAHVSDKLHVVHCGVDLADFAPAPPAPEDAPFVCVGRLCPQKAQVLLVQAMAELVKTHPAARLVLIGDGETRPEIEALIARHKLEGAVDLRGWADGAAVKAALTNARAMVLPSFAEGLPIVIMEAFALGRPVISTYIAGIPELVDREAGWLVAAGDVSALADALRKSLDTPADRLARMGQTARARIEERHDLHESAARLKALFEGATR; from the coding sequence ATGCGCATCGGGTATTTGATGAACACCTACCCGGTGACAAGTGCGACCTTTATCCGCCGCGAAATCGGGGCCTTGGAAGCGCAAGGCGTTAATATCGCGCGCTACGCGATCCGGCCTTGGGGTGAAGCCTTGGTCGAGGCTGCCGACAAGGCCGAAGCCGCGCGCACCCATTACCTGCTGGCCCCCGGCGCGGGGCGGCTTCTAGGCTACCTGTTGGCGGAAAGCCTGCGCAATCCGCGTGGGGTTTTGCGCGCCGTGTCCGGCATGTGGACCATGGCGCGCGCGGCAGGCCATGGCGCCTTGGTGCGCCATGTCGCCTATCTGCTGGAAGCGGTGCATCTGAAACGCGCATCCAGGGGCTGCGACCACATTCACGCGCATTTCACCACCAACACCGCTGCCGTGGCACTGTTGTGCCACCGGATGGGCGGGCCGGGGTTTTCCTTTACGGCACATGGGCCGGATGAGTTTGATGACCCAAAGGCGTCGTCGTTGGCGCTGAAACTGTCCGAAGCGCGCTTTGCGGTCGCCATCACCCAATTCGCCCGCACCCGATTGGCGCTGGCCGGTGGCGCGCATGTCTCGGACAAGCTGCATGTGGTGCATTGCGGCGTAGATCTGGCCGATTTCGCACCAGCGCCGCCCGCGCCCGAAGATGCGCCTTTTGTCTGCGTGGGGCGGCTTTGCCCGCAAAAGGCGCAGGTGTTGCTGGTTCAGGCCATGGCGGAACTGGTGAAAACCCATCCCGCCGCGCGCTTGGTGCTGATCGGCGATGGTGAAACCCGCCCCGAGATAGAGGCGCTGATCGCCCGTCACAAGCTGGAAGGCGCGGTAGACTTGCGCGGCTGGGCCGATGGTGCGGCGGTCAAGGCCGCCCTGACCAATGCCCGCGCCATGGTGCTGCCCAGCTTTGCCGAAGGACTGCCCATTGTCATCATGGAAGCCTTCGCGCTGGGGCGGCCGGTTATCTCGACCTATATCGCGGGCATTCCGGAACTGGTGGACCGCGAAGCGGGCTGGCTGGTCGCGGCGGGCGATGTGTCGGCGCTGGCGGATGCGTTGCGCAAAAGCCTTGATACCCCGGCAGATCGGTTGGCGCGGATGGGCCAAACCGCCCGCGCCCGCATAGAGGAACGGCACGATCTGCATGAAAGCGCCGCCCGGTTGAAAGCCTTGTTCGAAGGGGCGACCAGATAG